Genomic segment of Camelina sativa cultivar DH55 unplaced genomic scaffold, Cs unpScaffold05784, whole genome shotgun sequence:
AAACAGTTGGAGCTCATTGAAATGTAAGTTTGCATCAAGGTTTGAGAAGGGTTTTCGGTATGTCTCCAAAACGCCTCTGTCGAGGGTCTATTCTGATTCGATGATGATCGTGCATTCATCAGCCTCACCTTCCTCAACaacttcttcatcgtcatctGCATCGCCTCCTTTTCTTTCTCCGGATTCTGTATGTTCAACAAATTCAGGCAATAGCTTAAAGAGTTTCTCACAATCATCTGGGCGCTCGTCCTTGAGACCTTCTTCTATTCCACCATCGTTGACATTGCCGAAATTTTCCAGCCTGTCTCTCCTTCCATCCCAGACTTCTCCTAAAGAA
This window contains:
- the LOC109131825 gene encoding protein-tyrosine-phosphatase MKP1-like codes for the protein MIGGSVVKIQPGDRKVDAYNLDFEIFQKAIEGGFVPTLASSNNEHETHLPARENSWSSLKCKFASRFEKGFRYVSKTPLSRVYSDSMMIVHSSASPSSTTSSSSSASPPFLSPDSVCSTNSGNSLKSFSQSSGRSSLRPSSIPPSLTLPKFSSLSLLPSQTSPKESRGVNNSPQPYIE